The Primulina huaijiensis isolate GDHJ02 chromosome 17, ASM1229523v2, whole genome shotgun sequence genome window below encodes:
- the LOC140963494 gene encoding uncharacterized protein, with translation MANYRMDSLEDEALFRSYPYALYFVQSPSNVSHTNTNNNNNDESFTYHDHQSPLPSDHRNLLININPIYSSSRGSTNSFLHDKDKNSDEQTHKNRGRLVLKNVFDDDDDDHDELFGDPREERWQKYFSWRYSDAWWWICVQLAWRFLVSLMIALIVFYVAAKPPTSQVFVKMGGIHQFKLGEGVDATGVTTKILSCNASMELTIENKSRIFGLHIHSPITKMFFGHFPFAMSQGAEMYAGSDDSTVFKLYVGTINKAMYGGGRSMQDLLESGNGLPITIKLSFVSSFNVIWGLFEPKFLREAQCLVLVHNSYDKKNRTQKFNSKCTVTP, from the exons ATGGCTAATTACAGAATGGATTCCTTAGAAGATGAAGCATTATTCCGATCCTATCCTTATGCGCTCTACTTCGTTCAAAGCCCCTCAAATGTTTCCCATACCAACACCAACAACAATAACAACGACGAATCGTTTACATATCATGATCACCAATCTCCACTTCCATCTGATCATCGAAACTTGTTGATCAACATCAACCCAATTTACTCGTCGTCTAGAGGATCCACCAACTCGTTTCTTCACGACAAGGATAAGAATTCTGACGAACAAACCCATAAAAATCGTGGCCGATTAGTATTGAAAAATGTGTTCGATGAcgatgatgatgatcatgatgaGCTTTTTGGCGATCCGAGGGAGGAAAGGTGGcagaaatatttttcatggaggTATTCGGATGCTTGGTGGTGGATTTGTGTGCAGTTGGCTTGGAGGTTTTTGGTGAGTTTGATGATTGCGTTGATCGTTTTCTATGTTGCTGCTAAGCCACCAACATCTCAAGTGTTCGTCAAG ATGGGTGGAATTCACCAGTTCAAATTAGGCGAAGGAGTGGATGCGACTGGTGTCACAACCAAAATACTGAGCTGCAATGCATCAATGGAGTTAACTATAGAAAACAAGTCTAGGATTTTCGGCCTTCACATCCACTCTCCAATTACTAAAATGTTCTTTGGCCATTTCCCTTTTGCAATGTCACAA GGTGCAGAAATGTATGCTGGTAGTGATGATTCTACAGTTTTCAAGTTATATGTTGGAACTATAAATAAGGCAATGTATGGTGGTGGAAGAAGCATGCAAGACCTGCTTGAGTCCGGAAATGGTTTGCCTATCACTATTAAATTGAGTTTTGTTTCAAGTTTCAATGTGATTTGGGGACTTTTTGAACCAAAATTTCTCCGTGAAGCTCAATGTTTGGTACTTGTACATAATTCATATGACAAGAAAAATAGGACCCAGAAATTTAACAGCAAGTGCACTGTAACtccatga
- the LOC140962315 gene encoding uncharacterized protein encodes MLHMFFAVAFSAVPLTLYIPPVRSLNLFVETMEDIWRESSSHTGGIFPRLRYACSRILNCILCNNTR; translated from the coding sequence ATGTTGCATATGTTCTTCGCCGTGGCGTTTTCTGCCGTCCCTTTGACCCTTTACATCCCTCCGGTCAGAAGCTTGAATCTGTTTGTGGAGACGATGGAGGATATCTGGAGGGAGTCGAGTTCTCATACTGGTGGAATATTTCCACGTTTGAGGTATGCTTGTTCCAGGATCTTGAACTGTATACTTTGTAACAATACGAGGTAG
- the LOC140963113 gene encoding dirigent protein 22-like: MEKLVKIVNSSSSTHGSDAQEERLHKLIKAKEKTAKIHVYVQDALGGSNPTVWEVARSVQTKNSPTNFGQVRVVDDLVTSGADRNSEKLGRAQGLISFSDLCESALTMNMTFYFNGGEHKGSSICIGGRNPINNKDRELPIIGGSGVFLMARGYSISNTFSFDPVTNYGVLEYTFYVAYPDHREDIC; the protein is encoded by the coding sequence ATGGAAAAGCTTGTCAAAATCGTGAATTCGAGCAGCAGTACCCATGGTTCAGATGCGCAAGAAGAAAGGCTCCATAAACTCATCAAAGCAAAGGAAAAGACAGCCAAAATACATGTTTACGTCCAAGATGCTTTAGGAGGGTCGAATCCGACAGTGTGGGAGGTGGCTCGGTCGGTCCAGACCAAGAATTCACCGACGAATTTCGGTCAAGTACGGGTTGTAGATGACCTGGTGACATCCGGAGCTGATCGTAATTCGGAGAAATTGGGTCGAGCTCAAGGGCTTATTTCGTTTTCGGACTTGTGCGAATCGGCCCTGACTATGAACATGACCTTCTATTTCAACGGAGGCGAGCATAAAGGTAGTAGCATTTGTATTGGTGGACGAAATCCGATCAACAACAAGGACCGTGAGCTGCCCATCATTGGTGGGAGTGGAGTTTTTCTGATGGCTAGGGGGTACTCGATTTCGAACACTTTCTCTTTCGATCCGGTCACCAATTATGGTGTTCTGGAGTACACATTTTATGTTGCTTATCCTGATCATCGCGAAGATATTTGTTAG